A genomic segment from Nitrospirota bacterium encodes:
- a CDS encoding nucleotidyltransferase domain-containing protein encodes MAIRKLIAVPEDMRKRMVDCLRRVMLNHDNILFAFIYGSFAGSEAVERYGDVDVAIYSSDLNGEGKSYILNARLEEEIVEEFSMSNLNLLPVEVINLKEAPYHFLVSLLRQPYLMIKENEDALTSLIEETSGRALANIHLRKESIREVLEADICRI; translated from the coding sequence ATGGCAATAAGGAAATTAATAGCGGTTCCGGAAGATATGAGAAAGCGTATGGTGGATTGCCTCCGCAGAGTTATGCTGAATCATGATAATATACTTTTTGCGTTTATCTACGGCTCGTTTGCCGGTTCTGAAGCTGTTGAGAGGTATGGAGATGTTGATGTAGCTATCTATTCATCAGACTTAAATGGGGAGGGTAAATCTTATATTCTCAATGCGAGATTGGAAGAGGAAATTGTGGAGGAGTTTTCAATGAGTAATCTGAATCTACTTCCTGTGGAAGTGATAAATCTTAAAGAAGCTCCATATCATTTTCTGGTATCTCTGTTAAGGCAGCCGTATCTTATGATTAAAGAAAATGAGGATGCACTTACATCGCTTATAGAAGAAACAAGTGGTCGTGCCCTTGCGAATATTCATTTGAGAAAAGAATCTATCAGAGAGGTACTGGAGGCGGATATATGCCGGATATAA
- a CDS encoding DUF86 domain-containing protein, which produces MPDINRERVEQYLAEIKESLTVLRDITTKSDVEGFVVDSIKVRAVKYTIVIMVEAICNLFRHILAKKFHVVVEEYMEAVIKSREKGILSRNISERLIPLTKLRHQLIHGYWKTDDRRLFEETRDNLDIIESFLTEIILFLESPQKEGDSHSG; this is translated from the coding sequence ATGCCGGATATAAATAGGGAAAGGGTAGAGCAGTATTTGGCAGAGATAAAAGAATCATTAACCGTCCTGAGAGACATTACAACTAAAAGTGATGTTGAAGGTTTTGTTGTGGATTCTATAAAGGTTAGGGCAGTGAAGTACACTATTGTTATTATGGTTGAGGCGATCTGTAATTTATTCCGCCATATTTTGGCAAAGAAATTCCATGTAGTTGTTGAGGAATATATGGAAGCTGTGATCAAGTCGAGAGAAAAAGGTATTTTATCCAGAAATATTTCGGAAAGGTTGATCCCGCTGACCAAATTGCGCCACCAACTGATTCATGGTTATTGGAAAACGGATGACAGGAGATTATTTGAAGAAACAAGGGACAACCTTGACATCATAGAAAGCTTTCTAACTGAAATAATACTATTTCTTGAAAGCCCCCAGAAAGAAGGTGATTCCCATAGTGGGTAA